The region CAAATGGATTTAAAAACAGATGTATTTGATATTGGCAAAATGTTAAAAGAACATCATTATAACCTGTGGCAACAAATCAAAGATGACTGGGATCATGGAGAGAATTACTTCTCGGATGTCACATTCGATGTAAATGTTACGTCAAGAATCAACGCAACAGGTAATGTTAATAAGACGAAGAAATAGGGAGCTGGCATTTCATGTGGACACGTATATTAGAATTATTGCCGGAACCGATTGTGATCTTTTATACCATTGTGGCATTCCTGGTGCCGCTTGTAATTTATAAAATCAATCGAAAACTGCATCGATTTGGTGATCCGCCATGGAAGGAAGATGAAAAAGGGGTGGACGAGGATGCGTAAAGCGGAGGGATAGTTTAATGTCCCTTCGCTTAATAAATAAGACTTGGATTGGGAGAGATTCGCTTTAACTCGGGAGACGGTTTGGCCAGGCCAGGAGGGAATCGCATCAACTCGGGAGACAGCCCGCTTTGGTCGGTAGAGAATCGTAGTAACCTGGGAGACAGCCTCCCCAGGCCGGTAGAGAACTGCACCAACTCGGGAGGCAGCCTGCTCTGGCCAGGAGGAAATCGCATCAACCCGGGAGACAACGCGCCCGGTCGGGGGAAGAGGAAGTAATAAGGTAATAGAAATCGAACCTCTATTATAAAACCACCTAATCAAACTTGGATTAGGTGGTTTTATAAACTGTTTTATTCATTTCGCGGTAAAATTTTTACGGTCGCACTTACGGGTCCTTTTCCCAACATAGGTGAAAGATACATACTGTTACTGTATTTTTCTTTATAGGCCTCGTCTATCTTTGCTGTTAATTCAGGATCGGTATCTACTGGTTGAAAAGTAACATTGTATTCTTCCCCTGCTAATTTTATTTTTCCGGCTTTTTGTTGAACAGCAGATTGATACCATCTGGAATGTTGACCATTATAAGCTCTGACATATAGATTGTTATCTGCAACAACGGACCAAATCCAAGTTGGTGTTCCAGGGGTTTTGCCATCACTGTAAAATGGCGATATATACATATCATCAGCTTGGGAAAAAGCAGCAAGTTGCTCTTGACTCCAGTTGGCTTGCATGTCGTTCACCTCCTTGTGTTTTATGATAATGCTAATACCTAGAGTCCACTCTAAGTCAAGAATAATGATCAAAATTGACTATACTGGATGTTATAAATAAATGTTAGAATTTGAGGGTTTATCCATTTTGATTATATTTTTCAATATTATTTCGAATTTGCTCTAAAAATTTACCCGCTGCATTGGAGAATACTTGATGTTTTTTCCAGATAATATTCAAACCAGCCTCTAATTTGGGATTCAATGGTTTAAAGCAAAGGTTGCTGTTGCCTGATGTATTAATCAGTTTGTCTATGCATAAGGCGTATCCAAGATCTTCTTCCACCATACGTGCGGCGTTATATAGCAAGTTATACGTTCCAGTAATATTTAAATCTTTAACATTTTGTCCAAACCATCCGGATAGCTCATTATCGACAGTTGTTTGACGAGAGATTATTAAAGGCTTATCCATTAGATCCGCTGGTTGAATCGATGGTTTATCCGCCAAAGGACTATCTTTACGCATTAAAACGCCCCAAACATCGGTAGCGGGTAATTGTATGTAATCATATTTTTGTTTATCCATTGGTTCAATAACAATACCAAAATCTAATAACCCACTATCTAACTTGCTGGTAATATCATCTGCATTTCCACTGTACAAATGAAATTGAATACTAGGATAACACGCAAGTAATGCTTTTAATGTTTTGGCAATAAAGTGCATCGCCTCTGTTTCGCCACCACCAATGTATATTTCGCCGCTGATAATTTCTTCGGGCTGGTTAAAATTAGCTTCCGTTTTATCCACTAATTCAACAATTTCTTTCGCTTTTTTTAATAAGAACACACCTTCATTTGTCAAGGTGATTTTTCTGTTTCCTCTGATAAATAAAGGAGTGCCCAATTCCTTTTCAAACTCACTTAATTGTCTAGATAATGATGGCTGTGATACATGGAGATATTTCGCTGCACCCGAGATACTCTGCTGGTTCGCTACCGCAATAAAATAGCGTAACAATCGGATTTCCATCATGAGCTTCCTCTCCTATGCTTAATAGTTATACCAATCTATTTGATATAGGTATTTGTTATCTGGATTGTATCATTTTAGAATGTTATTGAAAAGATAAGCACTTACGAGGAGGTGGAACTATATTTTATGAAAAACTCTAAAGGTTTGCTTATATTTATCCTGGCAGTTGGTGTTTTTGGTATCATCAATACCGAAATGGGTGTCATTGGCATACTCCCTGATTTGGCAAGTCATTTTAATGTCAGTGTCTCGTCAGCTGGTTTATTAGTTAGTCTTTTTGCCCTGGGCATTGCCATTGCTGGACCAACGATGCCATGAGTATTTTCTAGTATCAATCGAAAAAAAGTCATGTTACTGGTACTGGTTATTTTCATTATTAGTAACATTATTTCCGTCTTTACGACCAATTTTACGGTTGCATTAATAGCGCGTGTGATTCCAGCATTCTTCCATCCTGTCTATGTCTCGATGGCT is a window of Lentibacillus daqui DNA encoding:
- a CDS encoding DUF2255 family protein, with the protein product MQANWSQEQLAAFSQADDMYISPFYSDGKTPGTPTWIWSVVADNNLYVRAYNGQHSRWYQSAVQQKAGKIKLAGEEYNVTFQPVDTDPELTAKIDEAYKEKYSNSMYLSPMLGKGPVSATVKILPRNE
- a CDS encoding LysR family transcriptional regulator — protein: MEIRLLRYFIAVANQQSISGAAKYLHVSQPSLSRQLSEFEKELGTPLFIRGNRKITLTNEGVFLLKKAKEIVELVDKTEANFNQPEEIISGEIYIGGGETEAMHFIAKTLKALLACYPSIQFHLYSGNADDITSKLDSGLLDFGIVIEPMDKQKYDYIQLPATDVWGVLMRKDSPLADKPSIQPADLMDKPLIISRQTTVDNELSGWFGQNVKDLNITGTYNLLYNAARMVEEDLGYALCIDKLINTSGNSNLCFKPLNPKLEAGLNIIWKKHQVFSNAAGKFLEQIRNNIEKYNQNG